A single genomic interval of Burkholderia sp. HI2500 harbors:
- a CDS encoding phosphatase PAP2 family protein: MFDLSSHLWIMITAFGGAGLTLPLAITIAVWLALGYSWQRAAAWLGVLAAAIGVVALTKIAFLGWGIGIRKWDFTGFSGHAMLSTSVYPVAIFLALIRTRTPVRLAGIALGLAAGVAVGVSRVALDAHSPSESITGCIVGAIAAIAFIAGSWRAVPHRWSVPAVVASLALVTVALHGITVPSHRWVTKVALQLSGHERPFVRARWKANPNYRPASQPSSLQRTQSSPHTLRT; the protein is encoded by the coding sequence ATGTTTGACCTGTCGTCTCACCTGTGGATCATGATCACCGCGTTCGGCGGCGCCGGCCTGACCTTGCCGCTCGCGATCACGATCGCCGTCTGGCTGGCGCTCGGCTATTCGTGGCAGCGCGCGGCCGCGTGGCTCGGCGTGCTCGCGGCCGCGATCGGCGTGGTCGCGCTCACGAAGATCGCATTCCTCGGCTGGGGGATCGGCATCCGCAAGTGGGATTTCACGGGGTTCAGCGGCCATGCGATGCTGTCGACGTCGGTCTATCCGGTCGCGATTTTCCTGGCGCTGATCCGCACGCGCACGCCGGTGCGACTCGCCGGCATCGCGCTCGGGCTCGCGGCCGGCGTCGCGGTCGGCGTGTCGCGCGTCGCGCTCGATGCCCATTCGCCGTCCGAATCGATCACCGGCTGCATCGTCGGCGCGATCGCCGCGATCGCGTTCATCGCCGGTTCGTGGCGCGCGGTGCCGCACCGCTGGTCGGTGCCCGCGGTCGTCGCGAGCCTCGCGCTCGTGACCGTGGCGCTGCACGGCATCACGGTGCCGTCACATCGCTGGGTCACCAAGGTGGCGCTGCAACTGTCGGGCCACGAGCGTCCGTTCGTCCGCGCGCGCTGGAAGGCCAACCCGAACTACCGCCCTGCTTCGCAGCCGTCGTCGCTGCAGCGCACCCAATCGTCGCCGCACACGCTCCGTACGTGA
- the modA gene encoding molybdate ABC transporter substrate-binding protein, which yields MRSTVRPLRRTLLRLLPIATLAAAGIAFSAPASAADELVVSAAASLTNAFKAVGDAYEKQHPETKVLFNFGASDVLMQQITKGAPADVFASADQKAMDRAADEKVIVPATRRDFAANSLVLIVPADSKAAAPTALNDLTAPGVKRIAYGDPASVPVGRYTEGALRAAGVWDAVSAKGVLAANVRQSLDYVARGEVDAGFVFGTDAAIMPGRVKVALTVPTKTAITYPIAVVKDSRHAAQAQSFIDFVASPQGQAVLSTFGFKPAGK from the coding sequence ATGCGCTCAACCGTCCGTCCGCTTCGCCGCACCCTGCTTCGCCTGCTGCCGATCGCCACGCTTGCCGCTGCCGGTATCGCGTTCAGCGCGCCCGCTTCCGCTGCCGACGAACTGGTCGTGTCGGCCGCTGCCAGCCTGACGAACGCGTTCAAGGCCGTCGGTGACGCGTACGAGAAGCAGCATCCGGAGACCAAGGTGCTGTTCAACTTCGGCGCGTCGGACGTGCTGATGCAGCAGATCACCAAGGGCGCGCCGGCCGACGTGTTCGCGTCGGCCGACCAGAAGGCGATGGATCGCGCGGCGGACGAAAAGGTGATCGTGCCCGCCACGCGTCGCGATTTCGCGGCGAACTCGCTCGTGCTGATCGTGCCGGCGGACAGCAAGGCCGCCGCGCCGACGGCGCTGAACGACCTGACCGCGCCCGGCGTGAAACGCATCGCGTATGGCGACCCGGCATCGGTGCCGGTCGGCCGCTACACGGAAGGCGCGCTGCGCGCGGCCGGCGTGTGGGATGCCGTCAGCGCGAAGGGCGTGCTGGCCGCCAACGTGCGCCAGAGCCTCGACTATGTCGCGCGCGGCGAAGTCGATGCGGGCTTCGTGTTCGGCACCGACGCCGCGATCATGCCGGGCCGCGTGAAGGTCGCGCTGACGGTGCCGACGAAGACGGCCATCACCTATCCCATCGCCGTGGTCAAGGACAGCCGCCACGCCGCGCAGGCGCAGTCGTTCATCGACTTCGTCGCGTCGCCGCAGGGCCAGGCCGTGCTGTCGACATTCGGCTTCAAGCCCGCGGGCAAGTGA
- the modB gene encoding molybdate ABC transporter permease subunit gives MQDAWVPLLLSLKVAGWATALDIVLGVAAAFMLARWRSPLRDVVDSVLTLPLVLPPTVLGYYLLVLLGRRGVFGAWLDTLGIELVFTWQGAVIASMVVAFPLILKSARAAFEGVDPHLERAARTLGLGEVAVFFRVTLPLATRGILAGALLAFARALGEFGATLMIAGNLPGRTQTLSVAIYAAVQAGDDNTANFLVLVTSITCVLVLLATGWLVPSRARRDQLT, from the coding sequence ATGCAAGACGCCTGGGTACCGCTGCTGCTGTCGTTGAAGGTTGCCGGCTGGGCAACCGCGCTCGACATCGTGCTCGGCGTCGCGGCCGCGTTCATGCTCGCGCGCTGGCGCTCGCCGCTGCGCGACGTCGTCGATTCCGTGCTGACGCTGCCGCTCGTGCTGCCGCCGACGGTACTCGGCTATTACCTGCTCGTGCTGCTCGGCCGACGCGGCGTGTTCGGCGCGTGGCTCGACACGCTCGGCATCGAGCTCGTCTTCACGTGGCAAGGCGCGGTGATCGCATCGATGGTCGTCGCGTTTCCATTGATCCTGAAGTCGGCACGGGCGGCGTTCGAAGGCGTGGATCCGCACCTCGAACGCGCGGCGCGCACGCTCGGGCTCGGCGAAGTCGCGGTGTTTTTCCGCGTGACGCTGCCGCTCGCCACGCGCGGCATTCTCGCGGGTGCGCTGCTCGCGTTCGCACGCGCGCTCGGCGAGTTCGGCGCAACGCTGATGATCGCGGGCAACCTGCCCGGCCGCACGCAGACGCTGTCGGTCGCGATCTACGCGGCCGTCCAGGCCGGCGACGACAATACGGCCAACTTCCTCGTGCTGGTGACGTCGATCACCTGCGTGCTCGTACTGCTCGCGACCGGCTGGCTCGTGCCGTCGCGTGCCCGGCGGGACCAGCTGACATGA
- a CDS encoding sulfate/molybdate ABC transporter ATP-binding protein, protein MSLVVDIRKTYANAERRFTLDMSFTATTQRVVLFGPSGAGKSMTLQAIAGLLSPDEGTITLNGEPLFDAARRIDVPTRERRVAYLFQDYALFPHLNVRQNIAFGLTSGLRNPRAKTVPPEVAYWLQAFDLEALAGQYPSQLSGGQKQRVALARALVAQPRILLLDEPFAALDGAMRQRMRHELAELQARLDIPMVLISHDPDDVAAFGDQVVQLSEGRVQAAPPHAEWPTRVT, encoded by the coding sequence ATGAGCCTCGTCGTCGACATCCGCAAGACCTACGCAAACGCCGAACGCCGCTTCACGCTCGACATGTCGTTCACGGCAACGACGCAGCGCGTCGTGCTGTTCGGGCCGTCCGGTGCGGGCAAGAGCATGACGCTGCAGGCGATCGCCGGCCTGCTGTCGCCCGACGAAGGCACGATCACGCTGAACGGCGAACCGCTGTTCGACGCCGCTCGCCGCATCGACGTGCCGACCCGCGAGCGGCGCGTCGCGTACCTGTTCCAGGATTACGCGCTGTTTCCGCATCTGAACGTGCGCCAGAACATTGCATTCGGGCTCACGTCGGGGCTGCGCAACCCGCGCGCGAAGACGGTGCCGCCGGAAGTCGCGTACTGGCTGCAGGCGTTCGATCTCGAGGCGCTCGCGGGGCAGTATCCGTCGCAATTGTCGGGCGGGCAGAAACAGCGCGTCGCGCTGGCGCGCGCACTGGTCGCGCAACCGCGGATCCTGCTGCTCGACGAACCGTTCGCGGCGCTCGACGGTGCCATGCGCCAGCGCATGCGTCACGAGCTCGCCGAGTTGCAGGCGCGGCTCGATATCCCGATGGTGCTGATCTCGCACGACCCCGACGACGTCGCCGCGTTCGGCGACCAGGTCGTGCAGTTGAGCGAAGGACGCGTGCAGGCGGCTCCGCCGCACGCCGAGTGGCCGACGCGCGTCACCTGA
- a CDS encoding TOBE domain-containing protein — MTDAPHSFPSAEPLELGGELWLRAGEQTLGGATRIALLAAIGDTGSITRAAKAVGLSYKAAWDAVDTMNNLAGEPLVARSTGGKGGGGTTLTPRATSLIAAFRTIEREHRRFIEAASAAVAGFDVDWALIGRIGMKTSARNQWFGKVASIVRGTVNDEVTLTLPGGQPIVAVLTHESADALGLQVGANACALVKASWVVLAVDDGEPELKVSARNQLRGSVETVAAGAVNSEVTLALDGGGTLTAVVTNDSVEALQLDAGERAIALFKASSVILAVTG; from the coding sequence ATGACCGACGCACCGCATTCGTTCCCGTCCGCCGAACCGCTCGAACTGGGCGGCGAGCTGTGGCTGCGCGCCGGCGAACAGACGCTCGGCGGCGCCACGCGCATCGCGTTGCTCGCGGCGATCGGCGACACCGGTTCGATCACGCGCGCGGCGAAGGCCGTCGGCCTCAGCTACAAGGCCGCGTGGGATGCGGTCGACACGATGAACAATCTTGCCGGCGAACCGCTCGTCGCGCGCTCGACGGGCGGCAAGGGCGGCGGCGGCACGACGCTGACGCCGCGCGCCACTTCGCTGATCGCCGCGTTCCGCACGATCGAGCGCGAGCATCGCCGGTTCATCGAGGCAGCAAGCGCGGCCGTGGCCGGATTCGACGTCGACTGGGCGCTGATCGGCCGGATCGGGATGAAGACCAGCGCACGCAACCAGTGGTTCGGCAAGGTCGCATCGATCGTGCGCGGCACCGTCAACGACGAAGTCACGCTCACGCTGCCCGGCGGACAGCCGATCGTTGCCGTGCTGACGCACGAGAGCGCCGATGCGCTCGGCCTGCAGGTCGGCGCGAACGCCTGCGCGCTGGTGAAGGCATCGTGGGTCGTGCTCGCGGTCGACGATGGCGAACCCGAGTTGAAGGTGTCCGCACGGAACCAGTTGCGCGGCAGCGTGGAAACCGTCGCGGCGGGCGCGGTGAACAGCGAGGTGACGCTGGCGCTCGACGGCGGCGGGACGCTGACGGCCGTCGTGACCAACGACAGCGTCGAGGCGTTGCAACTCGACGCCGGCGAGCGGGCGATCGCGCTGTTCAAGGCGTCGAGCGTGATTCTTGCGGTGACGGGCTGA
- a CDS encoding CHAD domain-containing protein has product MSRVLEIVLSLSLEGWPVKAASRARGAQRDFGAELVRAWRICPQVRMRRGHERVTIEPCQIEEAESSPGASWWTWVESNAHGRRVVASRTTAFAPGVTARELFDAEHAGIAVAMPLPVPEAAAAAAADAPADEVDGVPPDAAAPPSPSVQPESSALRLVSERRRGRWADDGGVVVEMTLDDVTLHRGSEPPRRFVELRLAAPDWETLPARTAALHALFAAARELSGAWPAFVQLTSVIDRACAAEPAADGPVKAKPVDLSGVRMQRAALFALSGDITAQWLGNEGGVLEHDDPEFVHQMRVALRRLRTLMRFFPRFADRRWRDTLGVDLRWLASLLGTVRDWDVFATESLPALIAADGGDGEWNGTLDAARAQCAAARVELRQALHSARYARLTLGWLEWLSSLALPSAEDGDAPSLRRHATKRVRRLFGHLYASPSLTSLDTAARHQVRIDAKRLRYALEFFASLASRRTRTDTVKTLARVQSVLGEANDTMVALQHLEKLAAPPYQLGFVRGYGAALEQRAARDAETLLASLRPPKLDGKPG; this is encoded by the coding sequence ATGTCGCGTGTGCTGGAAATCGTGTTGTCGCTGTCGCTGGAAGGGTGGCCGGTCAAGGCCGCGAGTCGCGCCCGGGGGGCGCAGCGTGATTTCGGCGCCGAACTCGTGCGCGCGTGGCGCATCTGCCCGCAGGTCCGGATGCGCCGCGGCCATGAGCGCGTGACGATCGAGCCGTGCCAGATCGAGGAGGCCGAGTCGAGCCCCGGCGCGAGCTGGTGGACGTGGGTCGAGTCGAATGCGCACGGCAGGCGGGTGGTCGCGTCGCGCACGACGGCATTTGCGCCGGGCGTCACGGCGCGCGAACTGTTCGACGCGGAGCATGCTGGCATCGCCGTCGCGATGCCGCTGCCCGTGCCCGAGGCGGCCGCTGCGGCCGCCGCCGATGCACCGGCAGATGAAGTGGACGGCGTCCCGCCCGACGCCGCAGCGCCGCCGTCCCCGAGCGTGCAGCCGGAATCGTCGGCGCTGCGCCTCGTCAGCGAACGGCGGCGCGGGCGCTGGGCCGACGACGGCGGCGTCGTGGTCGAGATGACGCTCGACGACGTCACGCTGCATCGCGGCAGCGAGCCGCCGCGTCGCTTCGTCGAGCTGCGCCTTGCGGCGCCCGACTGGGAGACACTGCCCGCGCGCACTGCCGCGCTGCATGCGCTGTTTGCCGCGGCGCGCGAATTGAGCGGTGCGTGGCCCGCATTCGTGCAATTGACGAGCGTGATCGATCGCGCATGCGCGGCCGAGCCGGCTGCCGACGGGCCCGTCAAGGCCAAGCCCGTCGACCTGAGCGGCGTGCGCATGCAGCGCGCCGCGCTGTTCGCGCTGTCCGGCGACATCACCGCGCAGTGGCTCGGCAACGAGGGCGGGGTGCTCGAGCATGACGATCCCGAATTCGTGCACCAGATGCGTGTCGCGCTGCGCCGCCTGCGCACGCTGATGCGCTTCTTCCCGCGCTTTGCCGACCGCCGGTGGCGCGACACGCTCGGTGTCGACCTGCGCTGGCTTGCGTCGCTGCTCGGCACGGTGCGCGACTGGGACGTGTTCGCGACCGAAAGCCTGCCCGCGCTGATCGCGGCCGACGGCGGCGACGGCGAGTGGAACGGCACGCTCGACGCCGCGCGCGCGCAGTGCGCGGCCGCGCGGGTCGAGTTGCGCCAGGCGCTGCATTCGGCCCGCTATGCGCGGCTGACGCTCGGCTGGCTCGAGTGGCTGAGCTCGCTTGCGCTGCCGTCGGCCGAAGACGGCGACGCGCCTTCGCTGCGGCGCCACGCGACGAAGCGCGTGCGGCGGCTGTTCGGTCATCTGTACGCGTCACCGTCGCTGACGTCGCTCGACACGGCCGCGCGCCATCAGGTGCGGATCGATGCGAAGCGGCTGCGCTATGCGCTCGAATTCTTCGCGTCGCTGGCGTCGCGCCGCACGCGCACCGACACGGTCAAGACACTCGCGCGCGTGCAGAGCGTGCTCGGCGAAGCGAACGACACGATGGTCGCGCTGCAGCACCTCGAAAAATTGGCTGCGCCGCCGTACCAGCTCGGGTTCGTGCGTGGCTACGGCGCGGCGCTCGAGCAGCGCGCGGCGCGCGACGCCGAGACGCTGCTGGCCAGCCTGCGGCCGCCGAAGCTCGACGGCAAGCCGGGTTGA
- a CDS encoding tautomerase family protein — MPFTRIAVREGKPAAYRAALVDGVHRALMHTFNVPEDDIFMVVTEHAAENFVFGRHYLDIERSDDLVIIQITANNTRTLEQKRALYRAIADNLAQQPGVRQQDVFISLVEVLKEDWSFGNGLAQYAV, encoded by the coding sequence ATGCCATTCACCCGTATCGCAGTGCGCGAAGGCAAGCCGGCCGCCTACCGTGCGGCGCTCGTCGACGGCGTGCATCGCGCGCTGATGCACACGTTCAACGTGCCCGAGGACGACATCTTCATGGTCGTCACCGAGCATGCGGCCGAGAACTTCGTGTTCGGTCGTCACTACCTCGATATCGAACGCAGCGACGATCTCGTGATAATCCAGATCACCGCGAACAACACGCGTACGCTCGAGCAAAAGCGGGCGCTGTACCGGGCGATCGCGGACAACCTCGCGCAGCAGCCGGGTGTGCGGCAGCAGGACGTATTCATCAGTCTTGTCGAGGTGCTGAAGGAGGACTGGTCGTTCGGCAACGGCCTCGCGCAATACGCCGTTTGA
- a CDS encoding LysR family transcriptional regulator, translating into MKVLDLDAVRAFVLVADLASFTRAADALGTTQSAVSLKLKRLEAHLGKPLLARTPRVVKLAADGENFLPAARALLDAHDHALGAISAGTHRLSLGVSEHVAVPDLPAVLTSLHRQDPGLSLEMHLGTSTNLLAQYDERRFDAVIVRHEPGEDPPREDGTLLFSEPLAWLAAPDWVPRAGEPLPLAVLAGPCGVRAAALRALDHAGRPWRERFTGGGVAAVTAAAAAGLAVCPLARRVAPRTLVDVGAKFGLPPLPLSQVVLYSRVRDARAGAALRRFADSLAISA; encoded by the coding sequence ATGAAAGTCCTTGATCTCGATGCGGTCCGCGCGTTCGTGCTGGTCGCCGATCTCGCCAGCTTCACGCGCGCCGCCGACGCGCTCGGCACCACCCAATCGGCCGTCAGCCTGAAGCTGAAGCGACTGGAGGCCCACCTCGGCAAGCCGCTGCTCGCGCGTACGCCGCGCGTCGTCAAGCTGGCCGCCGACGGCGAGAATTTCCTGCCGGCCGCCCGCGCGCTGCTCGATGCGCACGATCATGCGCTGGGCGCGATCTCGGCCGGGACGCACCGGCTGTCGCTCGGCGTCAGCGAGCACGTCGCGGTGCCCGACCTGCCGGCCGTGCTCACGAGCCTGCATCGGCAGGATCCGGGGTTGTCGCTCGAAATGCATCTCGGCACGTCGACGAACCTGCTCGCGCAATACGACGAACGCCGGTTCGATGCGGTGATCGTGCGGCACGAGCCGGGCGAAGACCCGCCGCGCGAAGACGGCACGCTGCTGTTTTCCGAACCGCTGGCCTGGCTCGCTGCGCCGGACTGGGTGCCGCGCGCGGGCGAGCCGCTGCCGCTCGCGGTGCTGGCCGGCCCGTGCGGCGTGCGGGCCGCCGCGCTGCGCGCGCTCGACCATGCGGGGCGGCCGTGGCGCGAGCGCTTTACGGGCGGCGGCGTGGCGGCGGTCACGGCCGCCGCCGCCGCGGGGCTCGCCGTCTGCCCGCTGGCGCGGCGGGTCGCGCCGCGCACGCTGGTCGACGTCGGCGCGAAATTCGGGCTGCCGCCGCTGCCGCTGTCGCAGGTCGTGCTGTATTCGCGCGTACGCGACGCACGTGCCGGCGCCGCATTGCGCAGGTTTGCCGACAGCCTTGCAATCTCGGCGTAA
- a CDS encoding DMT family transporter: protein MTPDARKHLRANLLMLAAAAIWGSAFVAQRLSLDVIGPFLFTGLRFLLGALVLVPLLMLNAASRTQLAAIRREPTLLLPGLVLGGLLAVSISLQQIGLQYTRIANAGFISSLYVVIVPLMGVFARHRIGPGTWFGALLAAIGLYFLSINEQFSVLYGDWFQLAGAVIIAAHVMAVGHFAKRHNPLVLAFMQFVVCGVACLAVGLVIEPVSGTMLRNALPTLLYGGLLSVGVGYTMQVVAQRDAAPAHAAVIFSMEGVFAAIAGWAALGETLTLRALVGCALMLAGLLACQLLPNGDARKKDEDALPA, encoded by the coding sequence ATGACGCCCGACGCCCGCAAGCACCTCCGCGCCAACCTGCTGATGCTCGCCGCCGCCGCGATCTGGGGTTCGGCTTTCGTCGCCCAGCGCCTGAGTCTCGACGTGATCGGGCCGTTCCTGTTCACGGGGCTCCGTTTCCTGCTCGGCGCGCTGGTGCTGGTGCCGCTGCTGATGCTGAACGCGGCGTCGCGCACGCAACTCGCGGCGATCCGCCGTGAGCCGACGCTGCTGCTGCCGGGCCTCGTGCTCGGCGGGCTGCTGGCGGTATCGATTTCGCTGCAGCAGATCGGCCTGCAGTACACGCGCATCGCCAACGCGGGCTTCATCAGCTCGCTGTATGTCGTGATCGTGCCGCTGATGGGCGTGTTCGCCCGTCACCGGATCGGCCCGGGCACGTGGTTCGGCGCGCTGCTCGCGGCGATCGGCCTGTATTTCCTCAGCATCAACGAGCAATTCTCGGTGCTGTACGGCGACTGGTTCCAGCTCGCCGGCGCCGTGATCATCGCCGCGCACGTGATGGCCGTCGGCCATTTCGCGAAGCGCCACAATCCGCTCGTGCTCGCGTTCATGCAGTTCGTCGTGTGCGGCGTGGCGTGCCTCGCGGTCGGCCTCGTCATCGAGCCGGTCAGCGGCACGATGCTGCGCAACGCGCTGCCGACGCTGCTGTACGGCGGCCTGCTGTCGGTCGGGGTCGGCTATACGATGCAGGTCGTCGCGCAACGCGACGCGGCGCCCGCGCACGCGGCCGTGATCTTCAGCATGGAAGGCGTGTTCGCGGCGATCGCCGGCTGGGCCGCGCTCGGCGAAACGCTGACGCTGCGCGCGCTCGTCGGCTGCGCGCTGATGCTGGCCGGCCTGCTCGCGTGCCAGCTGCTGCCGAACGGCGACGCCCGGAAAAAGGACGAAGACGCGCTGCCGGCGTGA
- a CDS encoding sensor histidine kinase, translating into MTSTTVDPAADLLRERAAHYATQAALFLRDQALSTASHDLRSPLNAMHSWAYVLERQLANADPNLQRALAGIRTGIDQQVALIDDVLDAPRAETRTLAVKPQPFALRALLDDTIALARFALADARQVALDATLPDGDLSLTADRERIAQALWTMLTAAVEASAAGSRVTFACARDGMQFTARATCTVNADALADPAQPHAFESFARREMLRERDAKRVAWTLALCQRVALAHGGTFTHDAFVDGATATLTLSVPGEAPV; encoded by the coding sequence GTGACGTCCACTACCGTCGATCCCGCCGCCGACCTGCTGCGCGAACGCGCAGCGCATTACGCCACCCAGGCGGCGCTGTTCCTGCGCGACCAGGCGCTCTCCACCGCGTCACACGACCTGCGCAGCCCGCTGAATGCCATGCATAGCTGGGCGTACGTGCTCGAGCGCCAGCTCGCCAACGCCGATCCGAACCTGCAGCGCGCGCTCGCGGGCATCCGCACGGGCATCGACCAGCAGGTTGCGCTGATCGACGACGTACTCGACGCGCCGCGCGCCGAAACGCGCACGCTCGCCGTCAAGCCGCAGCCGTTCGCGCTGCGCGCGCTGCTCGACGACACGATCGCGCTCGCCCGTTTCGCGCTCGCCGACGCACGACAGGTCGCGCTCGACGCGACGCTGCCGGACGGTGACCTGTCGCTGACCGCCGACCGCGAACGCATCGCACAGGCGCTCTGGACGATGCTCACCGCCGCGGTCGAAGCCAGCGCAGCTGGCAGCCGCGTGACGTTTGCGTGCGCTCGAGACGGCATGCAGTTCACCGCGCGCGCCACGTGTACCGTCAACGCCGACGCGCTCGCCGATCCCGCGCAACCGCATGCATTCGAATCGTTCGCACGACGCGAGATGCTGCGCGAGCGCGACGCCAAGCGCGTCGCCTGGACGCTCGCGCTTTGCCAGCGCGTCGCGCTCGCACACGGCGGCACGTTCACGCACGACGCGTTCGTCGACGGCGCCACGGCCACCCTCACGCTCTCCGTCCCCGGTGAGGCGCCGGTGTAA
- a CDS encoding hemolysin family protein — translation MLQIFALIGALFLVALNGFFVAAEFGLVKLRATRVKTLARKHGLRGRILGIVHGRLDAYLSACQLGITLASLGLGWVGEPAFAQLLGPLLDLIGVESERVVHLISLVFAFSLISFLHIVVGELAPKSMAIRQPEKVGLWVALPLYAFYWAMYPAIWVLNNSANAVLRLAGLSADHGSDAHYSTDELKLILRSRRSTAGNPAQPARGTYSNDEWNTLAHSLDFSSMTVSDLMRPAHEMIGLRRDLPLPDNMEIVARHRFSRYPLFEDASREQVSGLIHLKDLLLARHAGAALEDLSDYVRPVQYVRPDTPALDLFRRFRKGAPHFALVGNKGEKPIGFLTLDNLLGALVGQIHDEFRQGDADWSRLDDGTLMGKGSLPVVSLEQALGIDIDEGRAESVGGLVIQALSDLPTEGQRVSFDRFDVVVKKMNGPRIVLVRVYPKISKEADE, via the coding sequence TTGTTACAGATCTTCGCGCTCATCGGCGCGTTGTTCCTGGTGGCCCTGAACGGGTTCTTCGTTGCGGCCGAATTCGGCCTCGTCAAACTGCGCGCCACGCGCGTCAAGACACTGGCCCGCAAGCACGGCCTGCGCGGCCGCATCCTCGGCATCGTGCACGGCCGGCTCGACGCGTATCTTTCCGCGTGCCAGCTCGGCATCACGCTTGCGTCGCTCGGCCTCGGCTGGGTCGGCGAACCGGCCTTCGCGCAACTGCTCGGCCCGCTGCTCGACCTGATCGGCGTGGAATCCGAACGCGTCGTGCACCTGATCTCGCTGGTGTTCGCGTTCTCGCTGATCTCGTTCCTGCACATCGTCGTCGGCGAGCTGGCGCCGAAATCGATGGCGATCCGCCAGCCGGAGAAGGTCGGCCTGTGGGTCGCGCTGCCGCTCTATGCGTTCTACTGGGCGATGTATCCGGCGATCTGGGTGCTCAACAACAGCGCCAATGCGGTGCTGCGGCTCGCGGGGCTGTCCGCCGACCACGGCAGCGACGCCCACTACTCGACCGACGAGCTGAAGCTGATCCTGCGCAGCCGCCGCAGCACGGCCGGCAATCCGGCCCAGCCGGCGCGCGGCACGTACAGCAACGACGAGTGGAACACGCTCGCGCATTCGCTCGACTTTTCGTCGATGACCGTGTCGGACCTGATGCGGCCGGCCCATGAAATGATCGGCCTGCGCCGCGACCTGCCGCTGCCCGACAACATGGAGATCGTCGCGCGACACCGCTTCAGCCGCTATCCGCTGTTCGAGGATGCGTCGCGCGAACAGGTGAGCGGGCTGATCCACCTGAAGGACCTGCTGCTCGCGCGTCACGCGGGTGCGGCGCTGGAAGACCTGTCGGACTACGTCCGCCCCGTGCAGTACGTGCGGCCCGACACGCCGGCGCTCGACCTGTTCCGCCGCTTCCGCAAGGGCGCGCCGCACTTCGCGCTGGTCGGCAACAAGGGCGAGAAGCCGATCGGCTTCCTGACGCTCGACAACCTGCTCGGCGCGCTGGTCGGCCAGATCCACGACGAGTTCCGCCAGGGCGACGCCGACTGGAGCCGCCTCGACGACGGCACGCTGATGGGCAAGGGCAGCCTGCCCGTCGTGTCGCTCGAACAGGCGCTCGGCATCGACATCGACGAAGGCCGTGCGGAATCGGTCGGCGGCCTCGTGATCCAGGCGCTCAGCGACCTGCCGACCGAAGGGCAGCGCGTGTCGTTCGACCGCTTCGACGTCGTCGTGAAGAAGATGAACGGGCCGCGCATCGTGCTCGTGCGCGTCTACCCGAAGATCTCGAAAGAGGCCGACGAATGA
- a CDS encoding thiamine phosphate synthase encodes MNATLPRCCVITPEPASASAADCAAFLDRLSAVLARGETLVQLRVKSLDAAAFARLAVEALARCDAAGAHLMLNGPIDAAGVMRLDGAGWHLDGTALRAATQRPLPAGRWVSAACHTRDDLLLAARAGADFVTLSPVLPTLSHPGAPTLGWAQFGALAAEAALPVFALGGMTRAHLDDARRHGAYGIAGIRGFW; translated from the coding sequence ATGAACGCCACGCTGCCGCGCTGCTGCGTGATCACGCCGGAGCCGGCGTCCGCGTCGGCGGCCGATTGCGCGGCGTTCCTCGACCGGCTGTCGGCCGTGCTCGCGCGCGGCGAGACGCTCGTGCAACTGCGCGTGAAGTCGCTCGATGCAGCCGCGTTCGCGCGACTCGCCGTCGAAGCGCTCGCGCGCTGCGACGCGGCCGGCGCGCACCTGATGCTGAACGGGCCGATCGATGCGGCCGGCGTGATGCGGCTCGACGGCGCCGGCTGGCATCTCGACGGCACCGCGTTGCGCGCCGCCACGCAGCGGCCATTGCCGGCCGGACGCTGGGTGTCCGCCGCCTGCCACACGCGCGACGACTTGCTGCTGGCCGCGCGCGCCGGCGCGGATTTCGTCACGCTGTCGCCCGTGTTGCCGACGCTCAGCCATCCCGGTGCGCCGACGCTCGGCTGGGCACAGTTCGGCGCGCTGGCCGCCGAGGCCGCCCTGCCCGTCTTCGCGCTCGGCGGCATGACACGTGCCCACCTCGACGATGCACGCCGCCACGGCGCCTACGGCATCGCGGGCATTCGCGGGTTCTGGTAG